Below is a genomic region from Paraburkholderia phenazinium.
CCCGCGAGCGCCCGCTAGTGACCTTTCGGGAGAATCGACAGGTACAGCGGGGTCAGCAGATCTGGTGCGATGCCAGAGCCGACGGTCACAGTCCGGATGGAAGAAGATGTGCAGATAGTCATGTCAGTTCCCGTTGCGCTGCCCGATGGTCTGGGCAGGGTGTGGGCGTTCTGTGCGAACGTCCGGCGGGGCGAGTGCTGCCTGTTTGCAATGCCCTGAAACGTTTTTCGCCCAACTTTTGCGAGAGCGTTTCAAATGTCCTTGACTACTTTTCCTGCCCCTTCGACGTTCGCGGAAGATGCGTTCGCCGATCTCCCCCTGCTTGCCGCCGAACCGGTTCCGCCGCGCATCGCCGCTGCGTTGCAAGCCATGCGCGATGGCCGCGCCGTTGTCCTGCAGGATGACCACGACCGCGAGAACGAAGCCGACCTGATCGTCTCTGCCGAGCGTCTTACCAACGAAACGATGGCGCTGCTGATCCGCGAGTGCAGCGGGATCGTGTGCCTGTGCCTGCCCGATGACAAGATCCGTGCACTTGAGCTGCCGCCCATGGCTGTGAACAACGAGAGCCGTCACGGCACTGCGTTTACGGTCTCGATCGAAGCGCGTGAAGGCGTGACGACGGGCGTCTCCGCCGCCGATCGCGTCACGACGATTCGTGCGGCGATTGCCGATACGGCGAAGCCGGCCGACATTGTCCGCCCCGGCCATGTGTTTCCGCTGCGCGCGACGCCCGGCGGCGTGCTCGCGCGGCGCGGTCATACGGAAGGCACGGTGGATCTGGCGATTCTCGCCGGCCTCAAGCCCGCCGGCGTGCTATGCGAATTGATGAACGCCGACGGCACGATGACGCGCGGCGCGGAGGTGGAGCGCTTCGCGGCGCAACACAATCTGCCGTTGCTGACGATTGCCGAACTGGTGGAATTCCGTGAAGCGCTGGCTGCGGCGCGTGAGTGCTGCGCGGACGAGGTGTGAGTTCGGCGTAATTGAAGGATGAGCGGGACGTGCCGGGCGTGCGTGTGTTGAGCGCGGGTCCGGCACAGATAGTTGATCAGCCGTCCGCTTCACTACCCGCATTGCTCTTACGACTGCACGTCCCCAAACTCGCCGCGCACGCCTGCTTCAACGAGCGCTGGCAGTTCATCCATATGCTCCATGATGCGCGTGATGCCCATCTTGCGTAGCGCATCGGCATAGCCATCGGGAATATGACTCGCGCCGACGAAGGCGATCGTTTTCATGCCCGCTGCGCGCGCCGCATTCAACCCGGCGACGCTGTCTTCGACCACCAGGCACCTCGCCGGCTCCACGCCCAACTGCTGCGCCGCGAACAGATACACATCGGGGTAGGGCTTGGGTCTCGCCACCTGT
It encodes:
- the ribB gene encoding 3,4-dihydroxy-2-butanone-4-phosphate synthase; amino-acid sequence: MSLTTFPAPSTFAEDAFADLPLLAAEPVPPRIAAALQAMRDGRAVVLQDDHDRENEADLIVSAERLTNETMALLIRECSGIVCLCLPDDKIRALELPPMAVNNESRHGTAFTVSIEAREGVTTGVSAADRVTTIRAAIADTAKPADIVRPGHVFPLRATPGGVLARRGHTEGTVDLAILAGLKPAGVLCELMNADGTMTRGAEVERFAAQHNLPLLTIAELVEFREALAAARECCADEV